The Caldisericaceae bacterium genome segment TTCATAACAGTTTCTTGGTGGTTATTAAAAGAACTAGAATCACTTTACGACCATGCAGGTCATGCAGGAAGAGGAGAAATTTCTATGATGATATATCTTGACGAAAGCCTTGTTAAAAAAGCATACTTTACCGAGGAGAAAAGAAAGCTACCTAATTATTATGTCTCAAACGATCTTTCAGAAAAATACATCACAAAAACTGGTATTATAAACGATTCTCAAAATGGGAGCAAGGAGTTAGGAGAAAAACTATTTAAAGCCTCCATTGACAGTATGCTTCGTATCCTTAAGGATTTTGAAGAGACTTAGGTATTACCTCTACATAAACTTCTCTTGTTCTTGGACCATCAAACTCCATAAAAAATATACCCTGGTATGTGCCTAAAGCAAGTGTGCCGTTTTGGATAATTACAGTCCGTGATGAGCCAATTATTGAAGCTTTTATATG includes the following:
- a CDS encoding YjbQ family protein; amino-acid sequence: HIKASIIGSSRTVIIQNGTLALGTYQGIFFMEFDGPRTREVYVEVIPKSLQNP